A DNA window from Brassica napus cultivar Da-Ae chromosome A4, Da-Ae, whole genome shotgun sequence contains the following coding sequences:
- the LOC106447380 gene encoding polyamine-modulated factor 1-binding protein 1 isoform X2, with protein sequence MSWLRSAVHKAVEVGGTGKNNLTRTVRNYADSVVLTAGNAVSEGAKLIHDRIGSRNVKSFSLEVKRLEEVSVSSRGGERVQLLRRWLVSLREVERMSLDQIQPSSEEAKDFTAVYYVDPGLPGETMTFRDVFLHSEALEGMVLSMILEAPNEEEVQMLLELFGLSLSGEKEVHEEVIQNVKDLAAVFSKYKDEVLAKREELLYYVQDAIGGLKISADLARIDTEAQALMEKLDKTKVKVLEKTSNGESSKTAGTSAASTEALREILEQVRTFSKLEALLLKKKSLRNGDSPQHHSEKVDKLKVLSESLLNSTSKEEKRIVDHRSQKEEALSYRLSKTDEVSQREKDVAAELKKLEIMKEDLEAELKRVNTSITSARARLHNAREEREQFDNASNEILMHLKSKEDELTRSIGSCRVEADVVNKWIKFLEDTWIIQSKFAQQKEIQVSGEMERYGDHFIDLIVQLLSFYKEQLDPSIPKVRRVVELLEPSKGLEAEVKTEDKDAKPIDSRKQLEKEYLDLEAKFVTTLSVVDAMKKPFYSQTEGISRKDDKRVKELFEALDKTKEEFESIERPLLDIESPSRTSSSSSSRSPSLKMIPEVPLSFTVQKEFDGVETPDSKKGSSEKEDPAKKQLELELDDGEESLADEINDWEFDALDDTHIKNQ encoded by the exons ATGTCGTGGCTGAGATCGGCGGTGCACAAAGCCGTCGAAGTCGGCGGGACCGGGAAGAACAACCTCACCCGCACCGTTCGCAACTACGCCGATTCCGTCGTCCTCACCGCCGGCAACGCCGTTTCCGAGGGCGCCAAACTCATCCACGATCGCATC GGATCGAGGAACGTGAAGAGCTTTAGCCTCGAGGTGAAGCGACTAGAGGAGGTCTCGGTTTCTTCACGAGGCGGCGAGAGAGTGCAGCTGCTGAGGAGGTGGCTCGTCTCTCTTAGAGAGGTCGAGAGAATGTCTCTCGATCAGATTCAACCTAGCTCCGAAGAAGCCAAGGATTTCACCGCC GTTTATTACGTTGATCCTGGTCTTCCCGGTGAGACGATGACGTTCAGAGATGTGTTTCTTCACAGTGAGGCACTTGAAGGGATGGTATTGTCTATG ATTCTGGAAGCACCAAATGAGGAAGAAGTTCAGATGCTTCTggaactgtttgg GCTCTCTTTGTCAGGAGAGAAGGAAGTCCACGAAGAAGTGATTCAGAATGTGAAGGACTTGGCAGCGGTGTTTTCGAAATACAAGGATGAAGTTCTG GCAAAGCGCGAGGAACTTTTGTATTATGTCCAAGATGCAATTGGAGGGCTTAAAATCAGTGCTGATCTTGCAAG AATAGACACTGAAGCCCAAGCTCTGATGGAGAAACTTGATAAAACGAAGGTCAAGGTTCTTGAGAAGACTTCAAATGGAGAAAGTTCTAAAACCGCTGGAACCAGTGCTGCATCAACTGAG GCTCTCCGTGAAATTCTTGAGCAGGTTCGCACTTTTTCGAAGCTAGAAGCACTGTTGCTGAAGAAAAAATCATTAAGAAATGGTGATTCCCCTCAACACCACAGTGAGAAG GTTGATAAACTGAAAGTTCTGTCAGAATCTTTACTCAATTCTAcctcaaaagaagaaaaacgaaTTGTGGATCATAG AAGCCAGAAAGAAGAAGCTCTTAGCTATCGACTTTCCAAAACTGATGAAGTCAGCCAGCGGGAGAAG GATGTTGCTGCAGAATTAAAAAAACTTGAGATTATGAAGGAAGATCTTGAAGCTGAGCTGAAAAGG GTCAACACCTCAATAACATCTGCCCGGGCTCGCCTTCACAATGCtagagaagaaagagagcaaTTTGATAATGCAAGTAATGAAATACTTATGCACCTGAAGTCAAAG GAAGACGAGCTAACTCGCTCGATAGGTTCATGCCGAGTAGAGGCAGATGTTGTAAATAAGTGGATCAAGTTTTTGGAAGATACCTGGATTATCCAGTCTAAATTTGCTCAACAAAAGGAAATACAAGTGAG TGGGGAGATGGAGAGATATGGTGACCATTTCATAGACCTGATTGTTCAACTCCTCTCTTTCTACAAG GAACAACTGGACCCTTCTATTCCCAAGGTCAGAAGAGTCGTCGAACTTTTGGAACCCAGTAAAGG gttagaagcagaagtaaagaCAGAGGATAAGGATGCAAAGCCAATCGATTCTAGAAAACAACTTGAGAAGGAGTATCTGGACCTCGAAGCTAAG TTTGTCACAACATTAAGTGTGGTTGATGCGATGAAAAAGCCATTCTATTCACAGACGGAAGGTATCTCCAG GAAAGACGACAAAAGAGTGAAAGAACTATTTGAGGCATTggacaaaacaaaagaagagttCGAGTCTATCGAACGCCCGCTTCTAGATATTGAGTCTCCTTCGagaacctcttcttcttcttcttcacgctCCCCGTCCCTGAAAATGATACCCGAGGTTCCACTTTCTTTCACAGTCCAGAAAGAATTTGATGGTGTTGAAACTCCAGACAGTAAAAAAGGGTCTTCAGAGAAGGAAGACCCGGCGAAGAAGCAGCTGGAGTTGGAACTTGACGACGGAGAAGAGTCATTGGCTGATGAAATCAACGACTGGGAATTCGACGCTCTTGATGACACTCACATCAAAAACCAATAG
- the LOC106447380 gene encoding polyamine-modulated factor 1-binding protein 1 isoform X1 has protein sequence MSWLRSAVHKAVEVGGTGKNNLTRTVRNYADSVVLTAGNAVSEGAKLIHDRIGSRNVKSFSLEVKRLEEVSVSSRGGERVQLLRRWLVSLREVERMSLDQIQPSSEEAKDFTAVYYVDPGLPGETMTFRDVFLHSEALEGMVLSMILEAPNEEEVQMLLELFGLSLSGEKEVHEEVIQNVKDLAAVFSKYKDEVLAKREELLYYVQDAIGGLKISADLARIDTEAQALMEKLDKTKVKVLEKTSNGESSKTAGTSAASTEALREILEQVRTFSKLEALLLKKKSLRNGDSPQHHSEKVDKLKVLSESLLNSTSKEEKRIVDHSRSQKEEALSYRLSKTDEVSQREKDVAAELKKLEIMKEDLEAELKRVNTSITSARARLHNAREEREQFDNASNEILMHLKSKEDELTRSIGSCRVEADVVNKWIKFLEDTWIIQSKFAQQKEIQVSGEMERYGDHFIDLIVQLLSFYKEQLDPSIPKVRRVVELLEPSKGLEAEVKTEDKDAKPIDSRKQLEKEYLDLEAKFVTTLSVVDAMKKPFYSQTEGISRKDDKRVKELFEALDKTKEEFESIERPLLDIESPSRTSSSSSSRSPSLKMIPEVPLSFTVQKEFDGVETPDSKKGSSEKEDPAKKQLELELDDGEESLADEINDWEFDALDDTHIKNQ, from the exons ATGTCGTGGCTGAGATCGGCGGTGCACAAAGCCGTCGAAGTCGGCGGGACCGGGAAGAACAACCTCACCCGCACCGTTCGCAACTACGCCGATTCCGTCGTCCTCACCGCCGGCAACGCCGTTTCCGAGGGCGCCAAACTCATCCACGATCGCATC GGATCGAGGAACGTGAAGAGCTTTAGCCTCGAGGTGAAGCGACTAGAGGAGGTCTCGGTTTCTTCACGAGGCGGCGAGAGAGTGCAGCTGCTGAGGAGGTGGCTCGTCTCTCTTAGAGAGGTCGAGAGAATGTCTCTCGATCAGATTCAACCTAGCTCCGAAGAAGCCAAGGATTTCACCGCC GTTTATTACGTTGATCCTGGTCTTCCCGGTGAGACGATGACGTTCAGAGATGTGTTTCTTCACAGTGAGGCACTTGAAGGGATGGTATTGTCTATG ATTCTGGAAGCACCAAATGAGGAAGAAGTTCAGATGCTTCTggaactgtttgg GCTCTCTTTGTCAGGAGAGAAGGAAGTCCACGAAGAAGTGATTCAGAATGTGAAGGACTTGGCAGCGGTGTTTTCGAAATACAAGGATGAAGTTCTG GCAAAGCGCGAGGAACTTTTGTATTATGTCCAAGATGCAATTGGAGGGCTTAAAATCAGTGCTGATCTTGCAAG AATAGACACTGAAGCCCAAGCTCTGATGGAGAAACTTGATAAAACGAAGGTCAAGGTTCTTGAGAAGACTTCAAATGGAGAAAGTTCTAAAACCGCTGGAACCAGTGCTGCATCAACTGAG GCTCTCCGTGAAATTCTTGAGCAGGTTCGCACTTTTTCGAAGCTAGAAGCACTGTTGCTGAAGAAAAAATCATTAAGAAATGGTGATTCCCCTCAACACCACAGTGAGAAG GTTGATAAACTGAAAGTTCTGTCAGAATCTTTACTCAATTCTAcctcaaaagaagaaaaacgaaTTGTGGATCATAG CAGAAGCCAGAAAGAAGAAGCTCTTAGCTATCGACTTTCCAAAACTGATGAAGTCAGCCAGCGGGAGAAG GATGTTGCTGCAGAATTAAAAAAACTTGAGATTATGAAGGAAGATCTTGAAGCTGAGCTGAAAAGG GTCAACACCTCAATAACATCTGCCCGGGCTCGCCTTCACAATGCtagagaagaaagagagcaaTTTGATAATGCAAGTAATGAAATACTTATGCACCTGAAGTCAAAG GAAGACGAGCTAACTCGCTCGATAGGTTCATGCCGAGTAGAGGCAGATGTTGTAAATAAGTGGATCAAGTTTTTGGAAGATACCTGGATTATCCAGTCTAAATTTGCTCAACAAAAGGAAATACAAGTGAG TGGGGAGATGGAGAGATATGGTGACCATTTCATAGACCTGATTGTTCAACTCCTCTCTTTCTACAAG GAACAACTGGACCCTTCTATTCCCAAGGTCAGAAGAGTCGTCGAACTTTTGGAACCCAGTAAAGG gttagaagcagaagtaaagaCAGAGGATAAGGATGCAAAGCCAATCGATTCTAGAAAACAACTTGAGAAGGAGTATCTGGACCTCGAAGCTAAG TTTGTCACAACATTAAGTGTGGTTGATGCGATGAAAAAGCCATTCTATTCACAGACGGAAGGTATCTCCAG GAAAGACGACAAAAGAGTGAAAGAACTATTTGAGGCATTggacaaaacaaaagaagagttCGAGTCTATCGAACGCCCGCTTCTAGATATTGAGTCTCCTTCGagaacctcttcttcttcttcttcacgctCCCCGTCCCTGAAAATGATACCCGAGGTTCCACTTTCTTTCACAGTCCAGAAAGAATTTGATGGTGTTGAAACTCCAGACAGTAAAAAAGGGTCTTCAGAGAAGGAAGACCCGGCGAAGAAGCAGCTGGAGTTGGAACTTGACGACGGAGAAGAGTCATTGGCTGATGAAATCAACGACTGGGAATTCGACGCTCTTGATGACACTCACATCAAAAACCAATAG
- the LOC106447378 gene encoding protein SODIUM POTASSIUM ROOT DEFECTIVE 2-like, giving the protein MKGRMFCASQASTAICSSMDHIPKPTTTTFVVDDEKLSDRAIDRHNPIIKDGRRSSVDDYIRIPASPADGEISNKTLEIYKGRRSVTARKSTGGGGSGGGAAALLKLITNDLSLARKSFSCVARPSSEFVKTPAGSTRYLLGSDPGSLTGSAGQDTVAHKSPAVEEIKPSTEEKTSGGGGGADQVVVLKVSLHCRGCEAKVRKHLSRMQVVTSFNIDFAAKKVTVTGDITPLGILDSISKVKNAQFWTAPTLPTPTLPMPNLEIPNP; this is encoded by the exons ATGAAGGGACGTATGTTTTGCGCTTCGCAAGCATCGACAGCCATATGTTCAAGCATGGACCACATTCCAAAACCAACCACCACCACCTTCGTCGTCGACGATGAAAAACTCAGCGACAGAGCTATCGACCGCCACAACCCAATCATTAAAGATGGCCGGAGATCCTCCGTCGACGACTATATCAGAATACCCGCTTCCCCAGCCGACGGAGAGATCAGTAACAAAACACTAGAGATCTACAAGGGCAGGAGGAGCGTCACTGCCCGGAAAAGCACCGGCGGTGGTGGTAGCGGAGGTGGAGCCGCGGCGTTGTTGAAGCTCATCACAAATGACCTCAGCTTGGCTAGGAAGAGTTTCAGCTGTGTTGCGAGACCCTCAAGTGAATTTGTCAAAACCCCTGCTGGTTCCACAAGGTATCTTTTGGGATCCGACCCGGGTTCTCTGACCGGGTCTGCGGGTCAGGATACGGTAGCTCATAAATCTCCTGCTGTTGAAGAGATAAAGCCGTCAACGGAGGAGAAGACTagtggtggaggtggtggtgcAGACCAG GTCGTTGTTCTCAAAGTGTCTCTCCACTGTAGAGGCTGTGAAGCAAAAGTTAGGAAACATCTGTCCAGAATGCAAG TTGTAACATCATTCAACATAGATTTTGCTGCAAAGAAAGTGACTGTGACCGGTGACATCACTCCCTTGGGAATATTGGATAGCATCTCAAAGGTTAAAAATGCTCAATTCTGGACAGCTCCAACCCTCCCAACTCCAACACTCCCAATGCCAAATCTGGAAATTCCAAATCCCTAG
- the LOC106447377 gene encoding protein SLOW GREEN 1, chloroplastic yields MESLGKLHLNQHPIHLSLTQSPPSFPRKPSSLSFKSFKRASIRASSSKPQQSLPSRLLKSTCVTFTAASALLLANLHLKPPPSIASPLTPSVESLNHQNATVSLEEEETSLETHLSSHPDDVSALRSLMEVRIKSRKLLEAIDLINRLIDLEPDEKEWPILKANVLSHSGDSDSAKTAFEEIIAKDPLRVEAYHGLAMAYSDSGDDLKAVEERIREAMVRCKKDVKDLRDFKLLVAQIRVLEGKHEEALRLYQELVKEEPRDFRPYLCQGIIYTLLKKGGEAEKQFEKFRRLVPRNHPYREYFMDNMVATKLFAEKAQREMAGTKG; encoded by the coding sequence ATGGAGTCTCTAGGGAAGCTACACCTCAATCAACACCCAATCCACCTCTCCCTCACTCAATCCCCTCCATCATTCCCCCGAAAACCTTCTTCACTTTCCTTCAAATCCTTCAAACGCGCTTCCATCAGAGCTTCCTCATCGAAACCTCAACAATCACTACCTTCCCGTCTCCTCAAATCCACATGCGTCACCTTCACCGCCGCCTCCGCCCTCCTCCTCGCGAACCTCCACCTCAAACCCCCTCCATCGATCGCATCTCCCCTAACTCCCTCAGTAGAATCCCTAAACCACCAAAACGCCACCGTTTCgctggaagaagaagaaacctccCTCGAAACGCACCTATCCTCCCACCCCGACGACGTATCCGCCCTCCGCTCGCTGATGGAGGTAAGAATCAAATCCCGCAAGCTTCTAGAAGCGATAGATCTAATCAATAGGCTAATAGATCTAGAACCGGATGAGAAAGAATGGCCGATCTTGAAAGCCAACGTCTTATCCCACAGCGGAGACTCAGACTCCGCCAAAACCGCCTTCGAGGAGATCATCGCCAAGGATCCTCTCCGCGTCGAGGCCTACCACGGCCTCGCCATGGCCTACTCCGATTCGGGAGACGATCTAAAGGCCGTGGAGGAGAGGATTCGCGAGGCGATGGTGAGGTGCAAGAAGGATGTGAAGGATCTTAGGGATTTTAAGCTGTTGGTTGCGCAGATTCGGGTGCTCGAAGGGAAGCATGAGGAGGCGCTGAGGCTTTATCAGGAGCTGGTGAAGGAGGAGCCGAGGGATTTTAGGCCGTATCTGTGTCAGGGGATTATATACACGCTTCTTAAGAAGGGCGGCGAGGCGGAGAAGCAGTTTGAGAAGTTTAGGAGGCTTGTTCCCAGGAATCATCCTTATAGAGAGTATTTTATGGATAATATGGTTGCTACCAAGCTTTTCGCGGAGAAGGCGCAGCGAGAGATGGCTGGAACTAAGGGTTGA